Genomic segment of Rhodocaloribacter litoris:
CGGGCAGCTCCTCGAACCGGCCCGGATCACGGTCTTCCACAACGGCGTCCTGGTGCAGGACGCGGTGCCCCTCTTCGGGGTGACGATGTGGCTCCAGCACCTGCCCTACCGCCCCCACGCCGACCGCCTGCCCCTCGTGCTGCAGGACCACGGCAACCCGGTGCGCTTTCGCAACATCTGGGTGCGCGAGCTGCCGGAGACGACGCCCGGCGCCCCCGCCGTCGCCTATCCCGCGGGCATCACGCTGCCGGCCGACGTGCTCGACCGCTACGTGGGGCGTTACGGCTCCTGGGAAGTGCGCCGCGACGGCGAGGTGCTGCGCATGCATTTCTTCGGTCCGCTCTGGCTCGAGCTCGTCCCCCTCTCGACGACGCGCTTCACGCTCAAGCACACCGCCGGCCTGCTCGACTTCGACCTCGACGCCGGCGGTGTGCCCCGCCGCGTGACGTTCACCCTGGGCGGTGTGCCCATGCCGGCCGAGCGCACCGAATGAGGCATACCACCCGTCGGGAACGGATCGCGCTCAGAGCCGCCCTTCGGCCAGCCCGATGAAGAAGGCGTACTCGGTAGCGATCTCGCGATAGCGCTGGAAACGCCCGGAGGCGCCCCCGTGCCCCGCGGCCATGTTGGTCTTGAGCAGCAGCAGGTTGTCGTCCGTCTTCAGGTCGCGCAGCCGGGCTACCCACTTCGCCGGCTCCCAGTACTGCACCTGCGAGTCGTGCAACCCGGCCGTGACGAGCATCGCCGGGTAGGCACGGGCCTGCACGTTGCCGGTTGTCGGGTAGAGGGTTTCGGGGAGAAGTTGACCCGTTTCGAGGTTCTTGACGTAGACGGTGTAGAGGCGGCGTCCCAGCGTGTCGGCTGCAAAGGCGAGCAGACGGCCGTCGTCGCTCACGGCCGTGCCGCCGAGCTGGTAGAAGGTGTGGTCTTTGGCCAGTTCGTTCACGTCGAGCAGGATCTCTTCCGGCGCGTCGAGGGTACCGCGTCGGCGCGCCAGGATGGGATAGTCCTTGCCCGGCTCGTAGCGGGTGTAGTAGAAAAGGTCCGTTCGACCGGGTGGCGGGGGGCGTCGGGTGGGGTGAGGCGCTCCGTTGCCGCATGGGGTTGCGGTATGGGAGTCTGTGCCAGCACGGGCAGGGCCAGCATCAGCCCGAGCACGCCAAACGACACCGTTTTCGGTTGCATGGCTTTTTCTGTAATGTACAGGGGTACAGGATGCCCGTCGCCGCCCGGCAGGGCCCCTGAGGGTTTGACTTGAAACGCCCTCCGGAGGGGCGATACCCCGGCGCCGGTAACGGCTAGGAGGCGAAGCGCGCGGGAGGCACTACGCGATGCGGAAGCAAACTCATTCGTACGTTTCCGCCAGCGCTTCGCGCACGCGCACGAGGAGCGCCTTCGTGGCCCGGATGCCGTCTTCCTCGCTCAGGCCGTCGCCTTCGTACTCGATGCCCACGTAGCCCCGGTACCCGGCGTCGAGGACGATGCGCATCATGCGGAAGTAGTCCGTGTGGATCTCATTGCCCTCCTTGTCGAAGTCGTGGGACTTGGCGCTGACGGCTTTGGCATAGGGCATCAGCTCGGCCACGCCCTGGTAGCGGTCGTACCAGTTGTCATCCGCGATGCGGAAGTTGCCGAAGTCGGGCAGGGTGCCGCAGCGGGGATGGTCGACCAGCTTCATGACGCCGGCGAGCCAGGCGCCGTTGCTGGAGAGGCCGCCGTGGTTCTCGACGATGACGTTGAGGCCGTACGTGTCGCCGAGTTCGGCCAGGCGGCGGAGCCCGTCGGCGGCCAGGCGCATCTGCTCGTCGTAGGAGCCGGCACTCTGGGCGTTGACGCGGATGGAATGACAGCCCAGAAACTGTGCGGCCTCCAGCCATTTGCGGTGGTTTTCGACGGCCTGCAGGCGTTTTGCCTCGTCCGGGTCGCCCAGGTGGCCTTCGCCGTCGCACATGATGAGCAGGCTACGGACGCCTTCGCCCTCGCACCGCTTCTTGAGCTCGGCGAAGTAGGCCCGGTCGGTGGCGTGCTCCCGGTAGAACGTGTTGACGTATTCGACGGCGTCGAGGCCGAACGTCTGGCGCGTGACCTTCGGGAAGTCGAGCGGGTCGAGTTCCTTCGCGAAGAGGGCGCGGTGGAGCGACCACTGGGCCAGGGAGATCTCGTAGAGGTTCTTGCGGGGCCGGGTGAAGGCGCTCCGCGGCCAGACGGCCAGGCCGCCCGCAGCCAGGGCGGCGTGCTTGAGGAAATCGCGACGGTGCATCATGGTGATGTGGGGGTTGGTTCGGGGGGTGAACGTGGTGGGTTCCCCTGCGTTCGGGGTGGGGGATAGGGGTCAGGGTTGCCATGCGCCGCGGGCCACGGCGGGGACGAACGTGTCGAGGCCTTCGGGTTTCCAGGGGAGGGTGCGTTCCTGCTCGGCACTCATGTAGGCCGTCATCAGCAGTTCCACCACCTCGAGGCCCGCGCGGAAGTCGAGTTCGGGTTGCCGGCCTTCGAGGAAGCAGCGCACGAAGTGGCGGTTTTCATCTTCGTAGCCGTACTCCGAGGCCTCGTTGCCGACGACGGGCATGAGCCCCTGCTCGGCGTTTTGCTTCTCGACCAGGTCTTCACCGGCTTCGCCGTGGACGTTGCGGCTGAAGAAGACGCGCACGCCGCTGTCGAGCGAGCTGTGGGACATCGAATACTCGGGACCGAGGAGTTCAGCGCTGAGCCGGAGGCCCGCGCCGACGTAGCTCCAGGAGGTTGTCGTCTCGGCCACCAGCGTGTGGCCTTCTTCGTCTTCATAGAAGATGGTGGCGCGGGCGAAGTCCTCCGACGGGCGGTTGCGGTAGTCGATGTCGGCCCCCATGTGCTGGCGGAGCCAGTCCGCGTATTCGGGCCGGGACCATTTGAGGCTGGCAATCTGGGCGGAGACTTTGACGGGGCGGATGCTGTGGCGGGGGGCACCCGGCTTGGTGAGCAGGAAGCGGGCCACCTCGACGCTGTGGCACATCATGTCGTTGAGCACGCCGCCGCCCTGGAGGGGGCCCTGCCAGAACCAGGGACCGTGCGGGCCGCTGTGTTCCTCGGCGGCGCGGGCCAGGTAGGGACGCCCAGTCAGGGCCGCCCCGCGCGTCCAGACGATCTCGCGCCCCCGGGCCAGCCCCGGCGAGAAAAGCTGGTCTTCGAGGTAGCCGTGGAGCACGCCCGCTTCTTCGACCAGGGCCAGCACCCGCTTTGCCTCGGCCACGTTGCGGGCCAGCGGCTTCTCGCAGGCGATGCCGACGAGCTCGCCGCGCCCGGACTTCAGCGTGTGGACGATCTCCTCCATGTTCTCGATCCGCCGGTGGTTGGGGCCACAGATCCAGATCGCATCGATGTCCGGATCGGCAACCATGTCGGCAACCGAGGCATAGGCTTTCGCCTCGCCGACGTGGAGCAGGCGGGCCAGCGCCGCCGCCTCCTCGGCATGGGCCCGGGTCGGGCTCCAGATGCCCAGGATGTCGGCGTCACGGACGGCCTGCCACGAGCGAATGTGAAACCGGGTGATGAAACCGCTGCCGATGAATCCGATGCCGAGTCGTTTTCCTGCCATCACGTCGTGTTTTTGGGTTGTACGTGCCGGGGCCTGAGGGGGGGAAACCTCCCGGCCGGTAGCCGGGTAGCCGGTCGCAGGGTGCCCGGGACCAGATCGTGCGAACCGGCTCTGAAGTATACGTCAACGGGAGGAAAGGGGAAACCGGCGTTTTTCAAAGGGCGTCCCAGGTGATCCGGTCCGCTCTGGTGCATCCGGTTTTTTGCAAACGGAAGGTATTCGCTATGTCGCAGTGCTGGCACACCGGCTTCGTGCTTCTGCTGGCGGTGACGGCCTGCGGGCAGCAGCCCCGGCCGGAGGAGCTGGAGATGAACTGGGAGCCGGTGGAGGACCTCAACGCCGATCTGCCGCCGGGGGTGCGGGTCTATGCGGGGCGAAACGACCGGTTGCCGTTGCGGGCCTGGTACGTCCGGATCGACGAGGCGGACCCGGCCATCACGACGCGGGTGGTGGTCTCGGACGAGCCGGACCGGCGCGAGACCGTCGAGAGCTTTGCGCGCGATCTGGGGGCCTGTGTGGTGGTCAACGGCGGGTATTTCGTCATGAGCCAGAATCCGGCACGGCACGCCGGCCTGCTGCTCATCGACAGCATCCTGATCGAGCCGGCGACGCGTTCGGTGGTGCGGGACACGGTGCGCTACGAGGCGGCCCGGGCTGCGCTGGGCCTCGTCGGGGACAGTGTGGCCTTTGCCTGGGTGACGACCCGCCGGGATACGGTCTATGCCTGGGCCGAACCGCCGGCCCACCGGCCCGGTCATCCGGCGCCGCCGCTGCGGTATGAGGCGGCACGGCCCTGGCCGGTGCGCGACGCCCTCAGTGCCGGCCCGGCGCTCGTCGTCGGCGGGCAGGTGCGTGTGACGACGAACGAGGAGGTGTTTTTCGGCTCGGCGATTCCGGACGTGCACCCCCGTACGGCGGTAGGACGCACGGCCGACGGTGCCCTGCTCGTGCTGGTCGTCGACGGGCGGCAGCTCGAGAGCCGGGGGGTCAACCTGGAAGAGCTAGCGTGGCTGATGCGCGGCATCGGCGCCGTCGATGCGATCAACCTGGACGGGGGCGGGTCGGTTTCACTCGTCGTGGGCGGGCGGCTCGTCAACCGGCCCGTCGGGGGCACCGCCCTGCGCGAGGTCATGTCCGCCCTGGCGACGTTCTGCGAATGAGTTATTGCATCCACGGGGCCAGCAGCGGGTGGGTCGCCAGCGGGTGCAGGACGGCGTCCTCGCGGATGTGCTTCGGATCGAGCAGGTCCCTGCGGAACCCCTGGGCCA
This window contains:
- a CDS encoding sugar phosphate isomerase/epimerase family protein; amino-acid sequence: MHRRDFLKHAALAAGGLAVWPRSAFTRPRKNLYEISLAQWSLHRALFAKELDPLDFPKVTRQTFGLDAVEYVNTFYREHATDRAYFAELKKRCEGEGVRSLLIMCDGEGHLGDPDEAKRLQAVENHRKWLEAAQFLGCHSIRVNAQSAGSYDEQMRLAADGLRRLAELGDTYGLNVIVENHGGLSSNGAWLAGVMKLVDHPRCGTLPDFGNFRIADDNWYDRYQGVAELMPYAKAVSAKSHDFDKEGNEIHTDYFRMMRIVLDAGYRGYVGIEYEGDGLSEEDGIRATKALLVRVREALAETYE
- a CDS encoding Gfo/Idh/MocA family protein is translated as MAGKRLGIGFIGSGFITRFHIRSWQAVRDADILGIWSPTRAHAEEAAALARLLHVGEAKAYASVADMVADPDIDAIWICGPNHRRIENMEEIVHTLKSGRGELVGIACEKPLARNVAEAKRVLALVEEAGVLHGYLEDQLFSPGLARGREIVWTRGAALTGRPYLARAAEEHSGPHGPWFWQGPLQGGGVLNDMMCHSVEVARFLLTKPGAPRHSIRPVKVSAQIASLKWSRPEYADWLRQHMGADIDYRNRPSEDFARATIFYEDEEGHTLVAETTTSWSYVGAGLRLSAELLGPEYSMSHSSLDSGVRVFFSRNVHGEAGEDLVEKQNAEQGLMPVVGNEASEYGYEDENRHFVRCFLEGRQPELDFRAGLEVVELLMTAYMSAEQERTLPWKPEGLDTFVPAVARGAWQP
- a CDS encoding phosphodiester glycosidase family protein; the encoded protein is MSQCWHTGFVLLLAVTACGQQPRPEELEMNWEPVEDLNADLPPGVRVYAGRNDRLPLRAWYVRIDEADPAITTRVVVSDEPDRRETVESFARDLGACVVVNGGYFVMSQNPARHAGLLLIDSILIEPATRSVVRDTVRYEAARAALGLVGDSVAFAWVTTRRDTVYAWAEPPAHRPGHPAPPLRYEAARPWPVRDALSAGPALVVGGQVRVTTNEEVFFGSAIPDVHPRTAVGRTADGALLVLVVDGRQLESRGVNLEELAWLMRGIGAVDAINLDGGGSVSLVVGGRLVNRPVGGTALREVMSALATFCE